The Christiangramia flava JLT2011 genome has a segment encoding these proteins:
- the rplM gene encoding 50S ribosomal protein L13 gives MDTLSYKTVSANKATRTKDWVVVDAEGQALGRLASKVAFMLRGKHKPNYTPHVDCGDNVIIINALGVQLSGKKWDAKEYIRHTGYPGGQRSLTAKELFDKNPERLVEKAVKGMLPKNKLGADLFRNLKVYAGAEHDHEAQKPKAINLNDVK, from the coding sequence GTGGACACATTGAGTTACAAGACAGTATCGGCTAACAAAGCCACCAGAACCAAAGACTGGGTTGTGGTAGATGCTGAAGGACAGGCTTTAGGTCGTCTTGCCTCTAAAGTAGCATTTATGCTAAGAGGAAAGCACAAGCCTAATTACACCCCACATGTTGACTGCGGAGACAATGTTATTATTATCAATGCATTAGGTGTGCAGTTAAGCGGTAAGAAATGGGACGCGAAAGAATACATCCGTCACACAGGTTACCCAGGTGGGCAAAGAAGCCTAACAGCTAAAGAATTATTCGACAAGAATCCTGAAAGACTTGTTGAAAAAGCAGTAAAAGGAATGCTTCCTAAGAACAAACTTGGAGCAGACCTATTCAGAAATCTAAAGGTTTATGCGGGAGCTGAGCACGATCACGAAGCGCAAAAGCCGAAAGCTATTAACTTAAACGACGTTAAGTAA
- the rpsI gene encoding 30S ribosomal protein S9 translates to MEVIHKIGRRKTAVARVYVSEGSGNITVNKKDLKDYFTTGTLLYKVNQPMMLTENEGNFDVKINVYGGGITGQAEAIRLALSRAMVALDEENHGALKPEGLLTRDPRMVERKKYGQKKARKKFQFSKR, encoded by the coding sequence ATGGAGGTAATTCACAAAATTGGCCGTAGAAAAACAGCTGTGGCCCGTGTATATGTTTCGGAAGGAAGCGGAAACATTACCGTAAACAAGAAAGACCTTAAAGATTACTTCACAACTGGTACCCTTCTATACAAGGTAAACCAGCCAATGATGCTTACCGAAAATGAAGGGAACTTCGACGTTAAAATTAACGTATACGGTGGAGGTATCACTGGTCAGGCTGAAGCGATCCGTTTGGCTCTTTCCAGAGCAATGGTGGCGTTAGATGAAGAAAACCATGGCGCTCTTAAGCCAGAAGGTCTTCTTACCAGAGACCCACGTATGGTAGAACGTAAGAAATACGGACAGAAGAAAGCCCGTAAGAAATTCCAGTTCTCGAAACGTTAA
- the rpsB gene encoding 30S ribosomal protein S2: MANKVEVKELLDAGVHFGHLTRRWNPNMAPYIYMERNGIHIINLYKSAAKMQEAGEALAKIAASGRKILFVATKKQAKEIVAEQAERANMPYITERWPGGMLTNFVTIRKAVKKMASIDRMKKDGTYNTLSKKERLQVDRLRAKLDKNLGSIADMSRLPAALFIVDITREHIAVKEAQKLNIPIFAMVDTNSDPREVEYVIPSNDDASKSISKVMSYVADSIIEGLSERKASKDSKKKDKDASGEDKPAKKSKKEKAEVPSEDKSDKKAMKEAKKDVKLESKQETLEKAKSSNDEEE, from the coding sequence ATGGCAAACAAAGTAGAAGTAAAAGAATTACTTGATGCTGGTGTACATTTTGGACACCTTACCAGAAGATGGAATCCAAACATGGCTCCTTACATTTATATGGAGCGTAACGGGATTCACATCATCAACCTTTATAAAAGTGCTGCCAAAATGCAGGAAGCCGGAGAGGCACTTGCTAAAATTGCAGCCAGTGGACGAAAAATCCTTTTCGTAGCCACTAAAAAACAGGCTAAAGAAATCGTAGCCGAACAGGCAGAAAGAGCTAACATGCCTTACATTACCGAGCGTTGGCCAGGTGGTATGTTAACCAACTTTGTAACTATCCGTAAAGCTGTTAAGAAAATGGCTTCTATTGATAGAATGAAAAAAGATGGTACCTACAACACACTATCTAAGAAGGAACGCCTTCAGGTAGATCGTTTAAGAGCTAAATTAGATAAGAACTTAGGTTCCATCGCTGATATGTCTCGTCTTCCAGCTGCATTGTTCATCGTGGATATCACCCGTGAGCACATTGCTGTGAAAGAAGCTCAAAAATTAAACATTCCAATTTTTGCAATGGTAGATACGAATTCAGACCCACGTGAGGTTGAATACGTAATTCCATCTAACGACGATGCTTCTAAGTCTATTAGCAAAGTCATGTCTTATGTTGCAGATTCTATCATAGAAGGACTTTCTGAAAGAAAAGCAAGCAAAGATTCCAAGAAGAAAGATAAAGACGCCTCTGGAGAAGACAAACCAGCTAAGAAATCCAAAAAGGAAAAAGCTGAAGTTCCTTCCGAAGACAAGTCTGATAAGAAAGCCATGAAAGAGGCGAAGAAAGATGTAAAGCTGGAATCTAAGCAGGAAACTCTTGAGAAAGCGAAATCTTCTAACGACGAAGAAGAATAA
- a CDS encoding 2Fe-2S iron-sulfur cluster-binding protein: MSDIKITIIDRQGEAHTIDAPTDMNMNLMEVIRSYELAEEGTIGICGGMAMCASCQCYILNFEHMLPEKSIEEEDMLDQAFFVEDNSRLSCQIPITEDLEGLEIRIAPALE, translated from the coding sequence ATGTCTGATATCAAAATTACCATTATCGATCGACAGGGCGAAGCGCACACGATCGATGCTCCGACAGATATGAATATGAACCTGATGGAAGTGATCAGGTCTTACGAATTGGCTGAAGAAGGAACGATTGGGATCTGCGGTGGAATGGCCATGTGTGCCAGCTGCCAATGCTATATTCTCAATTTTGAACATATGTTACCGGAGAAAAGCATTGAGGAGGAAGATATGCTGGACCAGGCGTTTTTCGTGGAAGATAATTCCAGGTTGAGTTGCCAGATCCCGATAACGGAAGATCTGGAAGGACTGGAAATACGAATCGCTCCAGCTTTGGAATAA
- a CDS encoding SRPBCC family protein, with protein MKKVQYQIGINCKPEKVFSIMLDEQYYREWTAVFNPTSHFKGSWKEGEVILFLGEDQDGEEGGMHSLIEKIIPNEFLSIKHLGMLEKVKKTFFEEDYYENYHFEDTSAGTLLKVEMDTEDSWADYLDKTWPDALQKLKEICEKQC; from the coding sequence ATGAAAAAAGTTCAGTATCAAATAGGGATCAACTGCAAGCCGGAAAAAGTATTTTCCATCATGCTGGACGAGCAGTACTACCGGGAGTGGACCGCGGTTTTCAATCCTACTTCTCATTTCAAGGGCAGCTGGAAAGAGGGCGAAGTCATATTATTTCTTGGGGAAGACCAGGATGGCGAAGAAGGCGGAATGCACAGTCTTATAGAAAAAATAATTCCCAATGAGTTCCTAAGCATTAAACACCTCGGAATGCTGGAAAAAGTCAAAAAGACTTTCTTTGAAGAAGATTACTACGAAAATTATCATTTTGAAGACACCAGTGCCGGCACCTTGCTGAAGGTTGAGATGGACACAGAGGATAGCTGGGCAGACTACCTGGATAAAACCTGGCCAGATGCCCTCCAGAAACTGAAAGAAATCTGTGAAAAGCAGTGCTAA
- a CDS encoding NifU family protein → MTSEEVKLNVEKALAEIRPFLESDGGNISLVAIEDEDRLVKVRLEGACVDCTVNQMTLKSGVEMTIKKYVPQVEKVVNIRN, encoded by the coding sequence ATGACAAGCGAAGAAGTTAAATTAAATGTTGAAAAGGCCCTGGCCGAAATTCGCCCGTTTTTGGAAAGCGACGGCGGGAATATTTCCCTGGTTGCGATCGAAGATGAAGACCGGCTGGTCAAGGTGCGACTGGAAGGCGCCTGCGTAGACTGTACCGTGAACCAGATGACCCTGAAAAGCGGTGTGGAGATGACGATCAAAAAATACGTGCCTCAGGTTGAAAAAGTGGTGAACATTCGTAACTGA
- a CDS encoding bleomycin resistance protein — protein sequence MLKEIHPKLPMRGKKATREYYYKLGFREFGENDYEGYLMMQRDKIQIHFFEFQALDPSENYGQVYIRTENIEDLYQSFLDREIAIHPAGKLETKHWGQKEFALLDPDHNLLTFGESL from the coding sequence ATGCTGAAAGAGATCCACCCGAAACTACCGATGCGCGGTAAAAAGGCAACGAGAGAATATTATTATAAACTGGGTTTTAGAGAATTTGGAGAAAATGACTATGAAGGCTACTTAATGATGCAAAGGGATAAAATCCAAATACATTTTTTTGAGTTTCAGGCGCTCGATCCAAGCGAGAACTACGGGCAGGTTTATATACGAACTGAAAATATTGAAGATTTGTATCAATCATTTTTAGACCGGGAGATCGCGATACATCCTGCGGGCAAATTAGAGACAAAACATTGGGGGCAGAAGGAATTTGCGCTTCTGGATCCAGATCATAATTTATTGACATTCGGGGAAAGCCTCTAG
- a CDS encoding DUF3050 domain-containing protein: MIAEINANLAPLTNQLINHSLYQKISTPRQLQIFMEHHVFAVWDFMSLLTALQEKLTKTTNPWLPVGNPETRYLINEIVLAEETDINMFGKRQSHFEMYLDAMEAAGANKKKIEDFLLQVGHGTDIFLIIAASKLPISIKQFLKNTFEVVYSREPHRIASAFTFGREGLIPEMFNSIIEKVQENFPKEDLSQFKYYFDRHIELDGDEHGPMAFQMVAELCGNDERKWQEAEVTAQYALESRLQLWNGIEAEIEKETSVEMA; encoded by the coding sequence ATGATAGCAGAGATCAACGCGAATTTAGCGCCTCTCACCAACCAACTAATCAATCATTCCCTTTACCAAAAAATAAGCACTCCGCGACAGCTGCAAATCTTCATGGAACACCATGTTTTTGCGGTATGGGATTTTATGTCGCTGCTTACGGCGTTGCAGGAAAAGCTTACGAAAACCACCAATCCGTGGTTACCAGTGGGAAATCCGGAAACCCGCTATCTCATCAACGAGATCGTCCTGGCGGAAGAAACCGACATTAACATGTTCGGGAAACGCCAGAGTCATTTTGAAATGTACCTCGACGCAATGGAAGCTGCGGGAGCCAATAAGAAAAAGATCGAGGATTTCCTTCTTCAGGTAGGACACGGAACCGATATTTTCCTGATCATCGCCGCGAGCAAACTGCCCATCAGCATCAAGCAGTTTTTAAAGAATACTTTTGAAGTGGTGTATAGCCGGGAACCACACCGAATCGCTTCCGCGTTCACTTTTGGGCGTGAGGGCCTGATCCCCGAAATGTTCAATTCCATCATTGAGAAAGTCCAGGAGAATTTTCCGAAGGAAGATCTGAGCCAGTTTAAATATTATTTTGACAGGCATATTGAACTGGACGGCGATGAGCATGGCCCAATGGCTTTTCAGATGGTGGCAGAACTCTGCGGAAATGATGAACGCAAGTGGCAGGAAGCGGAAGTCACCGCTCAATATGCCCTGGAAAGCAGGTTGCAGTTGTGGAATGGCATTGAAGCTGAAATTGAAAAAGAAACCAGCGTCGAAATGGCCTGA
- a CDS encoding tRNA1(Val) (adenine(37)-N6)-methyltransferase, translating into MSSKPFQFKQFTVQQDRCAMKIGTDGVLLGAWASIDHSPGSILDIGAGTGIISLMLAQRSEAFQIDAIEIEENAYEQTVDNFEASDWGDRLFCYHADFDEFVEEMQDEEQYDLIISNPPFYSEDYKSGDQNRDQARFADALPLSELIPGTSLLLSENGHFDIIIPFSEEEYAIQIAQNSGLFPRKITRVKGNSEAPIKRSLISFQKANTTSEIDELIIEISRHHYTEDYKNLVQDFYLKL; encoded by the coding sequence ATGTCCAGCAAACCATTTCAATTCAAACAATTCACAGTCCAGCAGGATCGCTGCGCTATGAAGATCGGGACTGACGGAGTTCTCCTTGGTGCCTGGGCAAGTATTGATCATTCTCCAGGAAGTATTCTTGATATTGGTGCTGGAACAGGTATCATTTCCCTAATGCTGGCTCAGCGTTCAGAAGCTTTCCAAATCGACGCTATCGAAATTGAAGAGAACGCTTACGAGCAGACGGTCGATAATTTTGAGGCATCAGACTGGGGCGATCGGCTGTTTTGCTACCATGCCGACTTTGATGAGTTTGTGGAAGAAATGCAGGATGAAGAACAATACGACCTGATCATTTCCAATCCGCCATTCTATTCTGAAGATTACAAATCTGGAGATCAAAATCGCGATCAGGCACGTTTTGCTGATGCCCTTCCTCTTTCCGAATTAATCCCAGGCACTTCCCTCCTGCTTTCCGAAAATGGACATTTCGATATCATCATTCCTTTTTCTGAAGAAGAGTACGCGATACAAATTGCGCAAAATTCGGGGTTATTTCCACGGAAGATCACACGCGTAAAAGGTAATTCCGAAGCGCCTATCAAAAGAAGCCTGATCAGTTTTCAGAAAGCCAACACTACTTCGGAGATTGACGAGCTGATCATCGAAATTTCCAGACACCATTACACGGAAGATTACAAAAATCTGGTACAGGATTTTTATTTGAAATTATAG
- a CDS encoding NAD(P)/FAD-dependent oxidoreductase, protein MIKTDMLIIGAGPTGLFAVFEAGLLKMKCHLIDALPQPGGQCSEIYPKKPIYDIPGFPEVLAGDLVDNLMEQIKPFEPGFTLGERAETIEKQEDGSFIVTTNKGTSHQAPVVVIAGGLGSFEPRKPPIKGIQDYEDKGVAYIIRDPEVYRDKKVVIAGGGDSALDWSIFLADVAKEVSLVHRRKDFRGALDSVEKVEELSKIGKINLITDAEVVDLKGEGQLDAVLIRHKDEARGEELKETDHFIPLFGLSPKLGPIANWGLEIEKNAIKVDNTYDYQTNIPGIYAIGDVNTYKGKLKLILCGFHEAAIMCQSAYQKINPDKKYVMKYTTVSGVSGFDGSKKEAKREVVKSIN, encoded by the coding sequence ATGATTAAAACCGATATGCTAATAATTGGCGCTGGCCCAACCGGGCTTTTCGCCGTTTTTGAAGCAGGATTACTGAAAATGAAGTGCCACCTGATCGATGCTTTGCCACAACCTGGCGGGCAATGTTCAGAGATCTATCCTAAAAAACCTATTTATGATATTCCCGGTTTTCCGGAAGTACTTGCCGGCGATCTGGTAGATAATTTGATGGAGCAGATCAAACCTTTTGAACCTGGATTTACGCTTGGAGAAAGGGCTGAAACTATCGAAAAACAGGAAGATGGCAGTTTTATCGTAACTACGAACAAAGGCACCAGCCATCAGGCTCCGGTGGTCGTAATCGCTGGTGGACTGGGTAGTTTTGAGCCTCGTAAGCCTCCTATCAAGGGTATTCAGGATTATGAAGATAAGGGTGTAGCCTATATTATTCGTGATCCGGAAGTGTATCGCGATAAAAAAGTGGTTATTGCCGGCGGAGGAGATTCCGCACTGGATTGGAGCATCTTTCTGGCCGATGTGGCAAAGGAAGTTTCGCTAGTACATCGAAGAAAAGATTTCCGAGGAGCTTTAGATTCCGTAGAAAAGGTGGAAGAATTATCAAAAATCGGTAAGATCAATTTGATCACTGATGCAGAAGTAGTGGATCTTAAAGGAGAAGGGCAACTGGATGCTGTTTTGATCCGGCATAAAGATGAAGCGCGTGGAGAAGAACTGAAGGAAACAGATCATTTCATCCCGCTTTTCGGCTTATCTCCCAAACTGGGTCCTATCGCCAACTGGGGGCTGGAAATTGAAAAGAACGCGATTAAAGTCGACAATACCTATGATTACCAGACCAATATTCCTGGAATCTACGCCATTGGTGACGTCAATACTTATAAGGGCAAACTGAAACTGATTCTTTGTGGTTTCCACGAAGCGGCGATCATGTGCCAGAGTGCCTACCAGAAAATCAATCCCGACAAGAAATACGTGATGAAATATACCACTGTAAGTGGGGTGAGCGGTTTCGACGGAAGTAAAAAAGAGGCGAAAAGAGAAGTTGTTAAAAGCATCAATTAA
- a CDS encoding MGMT family protein produces MKKDHSGFFEKVYEVCRQIPEGRVTSYGAIARYLGAARSARMVGWAMNGSKNLEDVPAHRVVNRNGMLTGKSHFGGSDAMAQMLEAEGVPVNDLQIVNFQQYFWDPMKELS; encoded by the coding sequence ATGAAAAAGGATCATTCCGGTTTTTTTGAGAAGGTTTATGAAGTATGCCGGCAAATTCCTGAAGGCAGGGTGACATCCTATGGCGCGATCGCCCGCTATCTTGGTGCGGCTCGCAGTGCCAGGATGGTAGGTTGGGCCATGAATGGTTCTAAAAACCTGGAAGATGTTCCGGCCCATCGCGTGGTTAATCGCAACGGAATGCTTACCGGGAAAAGCCATTTTGGAGGCAGTGATGCCATGGCTCAAATGCTCGAAGCAGAAGGAGTGCCGGTAAACGACCTGCAAATTGTAAATTTTCAGCAGTATTTCTGGGATCCCATGAAGGAACTTTCCTGA
- a CDS encoding DUF5004 domain-containing protein has translation MKSAVCALMIGSLAVSCSKDSEAVMTEEIKVSNATAINRADLIGSWDLTRMLADAPVDLDENGTSSANLLDETNCFNTMSITFNNDGTFNSNNATMTFEGGTTADRFECIADRQDSGSWEVSQDTLVLTMKINADTFTHKKALDMTSNTFSFDVNKLESEQYVNDPGDTQASGIRILELEYTRR, from the coding sequence ATGAAAAGCGCTGTCTGCGCACTGATGATCGGAAGTTTGGCGGTTTCCTGCTCCAAAGATTCCGAAGCGGTAATGACCGAAGAAATTAAAGTAAGCAACGCTACCGCAATCAACCGGGCAGACCTGATTGGTTCCTGGGATCTCACCAGGATGCTGGCCGATGCTCCCGTAGATCTCGATGAAAACGGAACCAGCAGTGCCAACCTGCTCGATGAAACGAACTGTTTTAACACAATGAGCATAACATTTAATAATGATGGTACGTTTAATAGTAATAACGCGACCATGACCTTCGAAGGTGGAACCACGGCAGATCGCTTTGAATGCATCGCCGATAGACAGGATAGCGGTTCCTGGGAAGTAAGCCAGGACACTTTGGTGCTCACCATGAAGATCAATGCGGATACTTTTACGCACAAAAAAGCATTAGATATGACATCCAATACCTTTAGTTTTGATGTCAATAAACTGGAGTCTGAACAATATGTAAACGATCCAGGCGATACTCAGGCTTCTGGAATACGAATTTTGGAGCTGGAATATACCCGAAGGTAA
- the tsf gene encoding translation elongation factor Ts encodes MAKITAAEVNKLRKATGAGMMDCKKALVEADGDFDQAIELLRKKGQKVAAKRADRDSSEGAAIAQVNADNTKGVIISLNCETDFVAKNDDFIKLANDLAEMALNYSTKEELLKADYKGISVEDKLTEQTGVIGEKIEIGAFRTLEAPFVGSYIHAGNKIAVLTGLNKNVDGAEEAAKNVSMQAAAMNPVALNEEGVDQATIDKEIEIAKDTLREEGKPENMLDKIAQGKLQRFFKDNTLVHQDYIKDNKQSVAQYVKTVDSELEVVGFERVALG; translated from the coding sequence ATGGCTAAGATAACCGCCGCTGAAGTAAACAAATTAAGAAAAGCTACCGGTGCTGGTATGATGGATTGTAAAAAAGCATTGGTTGAAGCTGATGGTGATTTTGATCAGGCAATCGAACTACTTCGCAAGAAGGGTCAGAAAGTTGCTGCAAAGAGAGCCGACAGAGATTCTTCTGAAGGTGCTGCTATCGCTCAGGTTAATGCTGATAACACTAAAGGTGTGATCATTTCTTTGAACTGTGAGACCGATTTCGTTGCCAAGAATGATGATTTCATCAAACTAGCGAATGATTTAGCTGAAATGGCTCTTAACTACTCTACTAAAGAAGAGTTATTGAAAGCTGATTACAAAGGTATTTCTGTAGAAGATAAACTTACCGAGCAAACAGGAGTGATTGGTGAGAAGATCGAGATCGGCGCTTTCAGAACTTTGGAAGCTCCATTCGTAGGATCTTACATTCACGCTGGTAACAAAATTGCCGTTCTTACTGGTTTGAACAAGAACGTAGACGGAGCTGAAGAAGCTGCGAAAAACGTTTCTATGCAGGCTGCCGCTATGAATCCGGTTGCTTTGAACGAAGAAGGCGTAGACCAGGCAACTATCGATAAAGAGATCGAGATCGCTAAAGATACTTTGAGAGAAGAAGGAAAGCCAGAAAACATGCTTGACAAGATCGCTCAGGGTAAACTTCAACGTTTCTTTAAGGATAACACTCTTGTTCACCAGGATTACATCAAAGACAACAAACAAAGCGTTGCCCAGTACGTAAAGACTGTAGATAGCGAATTGGAAGTTGTAGGATTTGAAAGAGTAGCTTTAGGATAA
- a CDS encoding acyl-CoA dehydrogenase family protein, with amino-acid sequence MKPDQFQSPDYYNLDELLSDEHKMVRDATREFVKREVSPIIEDAAQKAEFPKQLIKGLAEIGAFGPYIPEEYGGAGLDQISYGLIMQEIERGDSGIRSTASVQSSLVMYPIFKYGTEEQKKKFLPKLASGEMIGCFGLTEPDFGSNPGGMVTNFKDKGDHYLLNGAKMWISNAPFADIAIVWAKNEEGRIHGLIVERGMEGFSTPETHNKWSLRASATGELIFDNVKVPKENLMPEKTGLGAPLGCLDSARYGIAWGAIGAAMDCYDTALRYAKERVQFGTPIATKQLQQKKLAEMITEITKAQLLAWRLGTLRNDGKATSAQISMAKRNNVEMAIKIAREARQILGGMGITGEYSIMRHMMNLESVITYEGTHDIHLLITGLDITGHAAF; translated from the coding sequence ATGAAACCAGATCAATTCCAGTCGCCAGATTACTACAATCTGGATGAACTGCTTTCAGACGAACATAAAATGGTACGTGATGCCACGCGGGAATTCGTAAAACGGGAAGTTTCGCCAATTATCGAGGATGCGGCGCAAAAAGCTGAATTTCCGAAGCAACTTATCAAAGGCCTGGCAGAAATTGGCGCTTTTGGCCCTTATATTCCTGAAGAGTATGGTGGCGCCGGGCTCGACCAGATTTCCTACGGCCTCATCATGCAGGAAATTGAACGCGGCGACAGCGGAATTCGGTCTACGGCTTCTGTTCAATCCTCTTTGGTGATGTATCCCATTTTTAAATACGGAACCGAAGAGCAAAAGAAGAAATTCCTGCCAAAACTGGCAAGCGGTGAAATGATTGGATGTTTCGGTTTGACCGAACCTGATTTTGGCTCGAACCCCGGCGGAATGGTTACAAACTTCAAAGATAAAGGCGACCACTACCTCCTGAACGGCGCGAAAATGTGGATTTCCAATGCTCCTTTTGCAGATATCGCCATCGTGTGGGCGAAAAACGAAGAAGGAAGAATCCACGGTTTGATAGTGGAACGCGGAATGGAAGGTTTTTCTACTCCTGAAACCCATAATAAATGGTCGCTCCGAGCAAGTGCCACCGGCGAACTGATTTTTGACAACGTAAAAGTTCCAAAAGAAAACCTGATGCCTGAAAAAACAGGTTTGGGAGCTCCTTTGGGTTGTCTGGACTCCGCACGTTACGGGATTGCCTGGGGTGCCATTGGTGCGGCGATGGATTGTTATGATACAGCCTTAAGATATGCTAAAGAACGCGTACAGTTTGGAACACCTATCGCCACGAAACAGCTTCAGCAAAAGAAACTGGCAGAAATGATCACCGAGATCACTAAAGCACAATTGCTGGCATGGCGCCTTGGAACACTCAGGAACGACGGAAAAGCGACTTCCGCTCAAATATCTATGGCGAAGCGTAACAACGTGGAAATGGCTATTAAAATCGCCCGTGAAGCAAGACAAATACTCGGCGGTATGGGAATCACGGGGGAATATAGCATTATGCGACATATGATGAACCTGGAAAGCGTGATCACTTACGAGGGAACGCACGATATCCATTTATTAATAACCGGCCTGGACATTACGGGCCACGCGGCATTCTAA
- a CDS encoding Mrp/NBP35 family ATP-binding protein: protein MKLDRKEIIRALETISVAGEGKNLVESGALQNVMTFGDEVVVDLILSNPALHIRKRAEVDVMKVIHEKVYEKAKVKVNIKVQAPEKKMPEIKGKAIPGIKNIVAVASGKGGVGKSTVTANIAVTLSKMGFKVGVLDADIYGPSIPIMFDVEAERPLSVEVDGKSKMKPVENYGVKVLSIGFFTKPNQAVIWRGPMAAKALNQMIFDAAWGELDFLLVDLPPGTGDIHLSIMQSLPITGAVVVSTPQNVALADAKKGVAMFRQESINVPVLGLIENMAYFTPEELPENKYYIFGKNGVKNLSEDIDARFLGEIPLVQSLRESGDIGRPAALQTATSLETAFEELTRDMVEETVKRNNDLPPTEAIKITTMAGCSAVKKK from the coding sequence ATGAAATTAGATAGAAAAGAAATAATCAGGGCGTTAGAAACCATTTCGGTTGCCGGGGAAGGCAAAAATCTGGTGGAAAGCGGGGCCCTGCAAAATGTCATGACCTTTGGTGATGAGGTGGTAGTAGATCTCATCCTTTCCAACCCTGCGCTGCACATCCGGAAACGTGCAGAAGTAGATGTGATGAAGGTGATCCATGAAAAGGTTTATGAAAAAGCAAAAGTTAAAGTAAATATCAAGGTCCAGGCACCTGAAAAAAAAATGCCAGAGATCAAGGGAAAAGCGATTCCCGGAATCAAGAATATTGTGGCGGTGGCATCTGGAAAAGGTGGCGTGGGAAAATCTACCGTGACCGCTAATATCGCCGTGACGTTATCTAAAATGGGCTTTAAGGTGGGCGTCCTGGATGCCGATATCTATGGTCCATCTATCCCGATCATGTTTGATGTGGAAGCTGAAAGGCCCCTTTCTGTGGAAGTCGATGGGAAATCAAAAATGAAACCTGTTGAAAATTATGGCGTGAAAGTGCTTTCAATTGGTTTCTTTACCAAACCAAACCAGGCAGTGATCTGGAGAGGTCCCATGGCTGCAAAAGCGCTGAACCAGATGATCTTTGATGCAGCCTGGGGAGAACTGGATTTTCTTTTGGTAGATCTTCCCCCGGGAACAGGAGACATTCATTTGTCTATCATGCAATCGTTGCCAATTACCGGTGCGGTGGTCGTGAGTACCCCTCAAAACGTGGCCCTGGCCGATGCTAAAAAAGGTGTGGCCATGTTCCGCCAGGAAAGCATTAATGTTCCGGTTCTGGGACTGATCGAAAATATGGCGTATTTCACTCCGGAAGAATTACCGGAAAATAAATATTATATCTTCGGAAAGAATGGCGTAAAAAACCTGTCTGAAGATATCGATGCACGCTTTTTGGGAGAAATTCCGCTGGTTCAGAGCCTCAGGGAATCTGGAGATATAGGAAGGCCTGCGGCGCTTCAAACGGCAACTTCGCTGGAGACCGCTTTTGAAGAGCTTACCCGGGATATGGTTGAGGAGACCGTGAAGCGCAATAACGATCTTCCTCCAACCGAAGCGATCAAGATCACAACGATGGCCGGCTGTAGTGCCGTTAAAAAGAAATAA
- a CDS encoding LysE family translocator produces the protein MEETKLFFIVYAAAFLGVLPPGLVNMTVAKTCVERGKKDGLYVAIGAGIVILIQALIAVLLAKYVFDHPYVKKILLRAGLVIFSILGIYFFIQAKKNKRVKHKETSGNAHSIFKGMLIAALNLFPIPYFIAIAGTMNLSSGVSYDWSMITAFALAASSGSFTSLYLYVFFFNRIEQKAEKFSKYSNYFMALLMLVLIIITVIRILNS, from the coding sequence TCATCGTTTATGCGGCAGCCTTTTTGGGAGTGCTTCCGCCGGGTCTGGTAAATATGACGGTCGCCAAGACCTGTGTGGAACGAGGGAAAAAAGACGGGCTTTACGTGGCCATTGGCGCCGGAATTGTTATTCTTATCCAGGCCTTAATTGCCGTATTGCTGGCGAAATACGTTTTTGACCACCCGTATGTAAAAAAGATCTTGCTCCGCGCTGGCCTGGTGATATTTTCAATTTTAGGAATTTACTTTTTTATTCAGGCCAAGAAAAATAAACGTGTCAAACACAAGGAAACATCTGGTAACGCGCACAGTATTTTCAAAGGAATGCTGATCGCGGCCCTCAACTTGTTTCCTATTCCATATTTCATCGCGATCGCGGGTACCATGAACCTGAGCAGCGGCGTGAGCTATGACTGGTCCATGATCACGGCTTTTGCACTTGCGGCAAGTTCCGGGAGTTTTACCAGTTTGTACCTGTATGTGTTCTTCTTCAACAGGATTGAACAGAAGGCAGAGAAATTCAGCAAATATTCTAATTATTTCATGGCGTTGCTAATGCTGGTGCTTATCATTATAACCGTAATCAGGATCCTGAATAGCTGA